The DNA window GGGTCCAAGCTCGTCTACAGTTCGTCGTCGAGCACCATCGACACCATCAACCCCGACGGCACCGGGCAGACCACACTGGCCAGCATTCCCGGCCAGAACTTGTACCACCCGAACTGGTCCCCGGACGGTACCAAGATCACCTTCTCGGTGTTCAGCTTCGACCCGTTGGGCAATCAGGTGTACACGATGAACGCCGATGGCAGCGGCCAGACCAACATCGCCGGGAGCAACGAGGACCAGACGTCGGTGTGGTCCCCGGACGGCACCAAGATCCTGTTCACCGACAACGAGGGGCTGCAGGTGATGAACCCCGACGGCACCGGCAGGACGCGGATCTTCACCAACGACACGTTCTCCGCCACCGCTGAGGACTGGGCCGCGATCCCGTCCCCGACGCCGACGGTCACCTCGGTGAACCCGGCTTCCGGCCCGAAGACCGGCGGTACGGTCGTGGCGATCACCGGCACCAACTTCACCGGCGCCACCGCCGTGCACTTCGGCGCCACCGCGGCGACCTCGTTCACCGTGAACAGCGCCACCTCGATCACCGCGACCGCACCCGCCTCCGCGGTGGTCGGCGCGGTGGACGTCACCGTCACCACCCCCGCCGGAACCAGCGCCACCAACCCCGGCGACCGCTACACCTACACCTACAGCTTCACCGGATTCTTCCCACCCGTGGACAATCCGCCCTCGGTCAACGATCGCAACGCGGGCAGCACGGTGCCGGTGAAGTTCAGCCTCGCCGGTGACCAAGGGCTGGGCATCTTCCCTTCGGGTTCCCCTGCCTCGCAGCAGTACGACTGCACCACCGGCGCCCCGATCGGTGCGGCGCAGGCCACCAGCGGGGCCTTGAGCTACGACAGCGGCAGTG is part of the Amycolatopsis sp. CA-230715 genome and encodes:
- a CDS encoding PxKF domain-containing protein produces the protein MLVIGGVLSLVAMAAPAQAAFPGGNGKIFFTGTNTIYSMNPDGSGVTAVTSGRAPRVSADGTKVAFERGVGNPNLQIHTMNPDGTGVTQITSGSTADGQSLAWSPDGTRLAYRNGGTLTVINADGTNPVSLGVLGFQVNWSPDGSKLVYSSSSSTIDTINPDGTGQTTLASIPGQNLYHPNWSPDGTKITFSVFSFDPLGNQVYTMNADGSGQTNIAGSNEDQTSVWSPDGTKILFTDNEGLQVMNPDGTGRTRIFTNDTFSATAEDWAAIPSPTPTVTSVNPASGPKTGGTVVAITGTNFTGATAVHFGATAATSFTVNSATSITATAPASAVVGAVDVTVTTPAGTSATNPGDRYTYTYSFTGFFPPVDNPPSVNDRNAGSTVPVKFSLAGDQGLGIFPSGSPASQQYDCTTGAPIGAAQATSGALSYDSGSDRYQYNWTTDGAWAGTCRHLQVTLIDTSTHTADFRFH